A single Arcobacter sp. FWKO B DNA region contains:
- the bluB gene encoding 5,6-dimethylbenzimidazole synthase has protein sequence MIKFTKKDQQILKQIISARRDIRGHHFNKKEISKEILDELLTSANNAPSVGFSQPWEFVIIKDEDKKEQIYKEFEKQNTKAKKIFESNELYKSLKLEGIKESYVNIAVLYKKPKSDVLGQTVQKKMGEYSVVCAIQNLWLSARSHNIGVGWVSILRAKKVKKILGISKEYKLISYLCVGYVDTFLDTPELETLGWEKKKSVKEVVRWV, from the coding sequence ATGATAAAGTTTACCAAAAAAGATCAACAAATCCTAAAACAAATCATATCAGCTAGAAGAGATATAAGAGGTCACCATTTCAATAAAAAAGAGATTTCAAAAGAGATTTTGGATGAACTTCTAACTAGTGCAAACAATGCTCCATCTGTTGGGTTTTCACAACCTTGGGAGTTTGTAATAATAAAAGATGAAGATAAAAAAGAGCAAATTTACAAAGAGTTTGAAAAACAAAACACAAAAGCAAAAAAGATTTTTGAATCTAACGAGCTATACAAAAGTCTAAAACTTGAGGGGATAAAAGAGTCTTATGTAAATATCGCAGTTTTGTACAAAAAGCCAAAATCAGATGTGTTGGGGCAGACGGTACAAAAGAAAATGGGAGAATACAGCGTAGTTTGTGCTATCCAAAACCTTTGGCTAAGTGCTAGAAGTCATAATATAGGTGTAGGTTGGGTGAGTATCCTAAGGGCAAAAAAAGTGAAAAAAATACTTGGAATTTCCAAAGAGTACAAACTTATAAGCTACCTTTGTGTTGGGTATGTGGATACATTTTTGGATACTCCTGAGCTTGAAACTCTAGGGTGGGAGAAGAAAAAGAGTGTGAAAGAGGTAGTACGATGGGTATAA
- a CDS encoding ABC transporter substrate-binding protein yields MLLRFLCLLLFTMELFSYDRIVALSPAINEIIFALGKGDKIVGNTTYCKFPKTSQEIPKVGGYFSPSLEKILSLKPDIVIMQENNIDLSNKLEKIGINTKVVKIDTIESIKKTIANLGEILDNTNKADEIIVSIDNALASLEGIISDKRILIPIGYNTDLSKEIFVVGQNLYFDDIIKVSGNFNALQSSRKGQPVLNMEKILHINPDIIIILSPLMSEKGLSKEELIKPWKNIPINAAKTDSIYVQTGDYAGIPSDRIIQFIEDFKGFLVETRGK; encoded by the coding sequence GTGTTATTAAGATTTTTGTGTTTACTTTTATTTACAATGGAGCTTTTTTCTTATGATAGAATAGTAGCTCTTAGCCCAGCTATCAATGAAATCATATTTGCTCTTGGCAAGGGAGATAAAATAGTAGGCAATACTACTTATTGTAAGTTTCCAAAAACTTCACAAGAGATACCTAAAGTTGGGGGATATTTTTCCCCATCATTAGAAAAGATATTAAGCCTAAAACCTGATATTGTAATAATGCAAGAAAACAATATTGATTTAAGTAATAAACTGGAAAAGATAGGAATAAATACAAAAGTAGTCAAAATAGATACTATTGAATCCATAAAAAAAACTATTGCCAATTTGGGTGAAATTCTTGATAATACAAACAAAGCAGATGAGATTATAGTATCTATAGATAATGCTCTTGCAAGCTTAGAGGGTATTATTTCAGATAAAAGGATACTGATTCCTATTGGGTACAATACCGACCTTTCAAAAGAGATATTCGTAGTGGGGCAAAATTTGTATTTTGATGATATTATAAAAGTTAGTGGTAATTTCAATGCACTTCAAAGTAGTCGCAAAGGTCAGCCAGTACTCAATATGGAAAAAATACTCCACATAAACCCCGATATAATCATAATTTTATCGCCACTTATGAGTGAAAAAGGGTTGAGCAAAGAAGAGCTTATAAAGCCTTGGAAAAATATCCCCATAAATGCAGCAAAGACAGACTCAATTTATGTCCAAACTGGTGATTATGCTGGGATTCCAAGTGATAGGATTATACAATTTATAGAAGATTTTAAAGGATTTTTGGTTGAAACTAGAGGTAAATAA
- a CDS encoding FecCD family ABC transporter permease, which produces MKITFLIFGIIILFISPFIGEMNLELGKIFDENSSDYILFWDLRVPRVIAAFFSGSILALGGLVFQAVFRNSLTTPFTLGVSSGATLATAVAIIFLPVSMYVYSSIFSFLGAFATILLLFAFSKTLKGTQTNSLLLIGIALSFFYSAALMVMYYLSDLQQSYSIIRFTMGSLNVVGMSNIYLLLFTSNMLLLVVMFYQKELKLILTSYDNAFLKGIEIKRTNLILLFFVSLSVGVCVSVVGPIGFVGLVIPHIIKMIYKKSSDKLIVPVFFYGGVFLVLCDLISRNLGTVSEIPIGVVTAFIGGPFFIYIILKRKKTNG; this is translated from the coding sequence ATGAAAATCACTTTTTTAATCTTTGGAATTATTATACTTTTTATATCCCCTTTTATTGGAGAAATGAATCTTGAATTGGGAAAAATATTTGATGAAAATAGTAGTGATTATATTTTGTTTTGGGATTTAAGAGTTCCTAGGGTAATTGCAGCTTTTTTTAGTGGAAGTATTTTAGCTCTTGGGGGGCTTGTGTTTCAAGCAGTTTTTAGAAATTCTCTTACTACCCCTTTTACTTTGGGAGTTTCAAGCGGGGCTACACTTGCTACTGCTGTTGCTATTATATTTTTGCCTGTATCGATGTATGTTTATTCGTCTATTTTTAGCTTTTTGGGTGCATTTGCTACTATTTTATTACTATTTGCATTTTCAAAAACACTTAAAGGGACGCAAACAAACTCTTTACTTCTTATAGGTATTGCATTATCGTTTTTTTATTCAGCAGCACTTATGGTGATGTATTATTTAAGCGATTTACAACAAAGCTACTCTATAATAAGATTTACAATGGGAAGTTTAAATGTAGTAGGTATGAGCAATATTTATTTACTTTTATTTACTTCTAATATGTTGCTTTTGGTAGTGATGTTTTATCAAAAAGAACTCAAACTAATCCTCACTTCATACGACAACGCATTTTTAAAAGGGATAGAGATAAAAAGGACAAATTTAATTCTTTTATTTTTTGTATCTTTGAGTGTGGGAGTATGCGTGAGTGTAGTTGGACCTATTGGATTTGTTGGGCTTGTAATACCTCATATTATCAAAATGATTTACAAAAAAAGTAGTGACAAACTTATAGTTCCAGTCTTTTTTTATGGAGGGGTATTTTTGGTGCTTTGTGATTTGATTTCAAGAAATTTAGGGACTGTGAGTGAAATACCTATTGGGGTGGTTACTGCATTTATCGGCGGGCCATTTTTTATCTACATTATCCTAAAAAGGAAAAAAACAAATGGTTAG
- a CDS encoding cobyrinate a,c-diamide synthase, which translates to MVSVCISAISSNQGKTILSSALLYHFRDSVRPFKIGPDFIDPQFHQKICGTPSINLDAFMMTNKQIKWLYDNYSDKKVNILEGVMGFYDGMDKKSSAYDISKLLQIPVIMVLDGSGSYITVSAVLQGLKTYKKDNTIKAVVLNRISSQSHYELIASQIKKDFKDIEVLGWIPNHLESLKETHLGLDLSDMDKLEDISKEVLQHIDLSIFNNSQFLIFNSQLNSYPFKTIKKTNKKIAVVNDDNFSFLYYDNLKFLQEVFADVVIIDATKDESIPDDCDVVYIPGGYVETPQAYAKIQNSQNFKNSLINHAKTKKIYAECAGLLYLGNCVDDKQMSGILDVDFTLEKRFQRLGYYYNEEGIKGHAFHYTKPCDDTKRCEVLSKELGGDGVRGSWKSENSLVFGTYLHTMLRANTKLIKKRFL; encoded by the coding sequence ATGGTTAGTGTTTGTATTAGTGCTATTAGCTCCAATCAAGGTAAGACTATTTTGTCTTCTGCATTGCTCTATCACTTTAGAGATAGTGTGCGACCTTTTAAAATAGGTCCAGATTTCATAGACCCTCAATTTCACCAAAAAATATGCGGTACTCCTAGTATAAATCTTGATGCTTTTATGATGACCAACAAACAAATCAAATGGCTATATGACAACTACTCGGATAAAAAAGTAAATATTCTTGAAGGGGTTATGGGATTTTATGACGGGATGGATAAAAAAAGTAGTGCCTATGATATATCCAAACTTTTACAAATACCTGTAATTATGGTGCTTGATGGAAGTGGAAGTTATATCACCGTAAGTGCGGTACTTCAGGGGCTAAAAACCTACAAAAAAGACAATACAATAAAAGCAGTCGTACTAAACCGCATAAGCTCACAAAGCCATTATGAACTAATAGCTTCACAAATCAAAAAAGATTTTAAAGATATAGAAGTTTTAGGGTGGATACCAAACCATCTTGAGAGCTTAAAAGAGACCCACCTTGGGCTTGATTTGAGCGATATGGACAAACTAGAAGATATTTCAAAAGAGGTATTGCAACATATTGATTTGAGTATCTTCAATAATTCTCAATTCTTAATTTTCAATTCTCAATTAAATTCTTATCCTTTTAAAACTATCAAAAAAACAAATAAAAAGATAGCCGTAGTAAATGATGATAATTTTTCCTTTTTGTACTATGACAATCTAAAGTTTTTGCAAGAAGTTTTTGCCGATGTGGTGATAATAGATGCTACAAAAGATGAGAGTATTCCAGATGATTGTGATGTGGTGTATATACCAGGCGGATATGTAGAAACACCACAAGCCTATGCGAAAATACAAAATTCACAAAACTTTAAAAACTCCCTTATAAATCACGCAAAAACCAAAAAAATCTATGCAGAGTGTGCAGGACTTTTATATCTTGGAAATTGTGTAGATGACAAACAAATGAGTGGTATTTTGGATGTGGATTTTACACTAGAAAAGAGATTTCAAAGGCTTGGATACTACTACAATGAAGAGGGGATAAAAGGTCATGCTTTTCATTACACCAAACCTTGCGATGACACTAAAAGGTGTGAAGTATTGTCTAAAGAGCTTGGCGGTGATGGAGTAAGGGGAAGCTGGAAGAGTGAAAATTCTCTTGTATTTGGGACATATTTGCATACTATGTTAAGAGCAAATACAAAGCTTATCAAAAAGAGATTTCTATGA
- a CDS encoding phosphotransferase, with translation MGIKTIISLTDIKPYINAKTLTPTTDGIMDSVYIIDDSFVLKVFETMSHEDVKEELELLESCEGLNIPKVVSGIITIQNKPALIYEKCKGQSLKKASLDEIGQIGKFLKSFHDITKNKQSLNAELFDKNRLYKMICDTKHQPFLESFNSLDIELKNDGIIHGDLFLDNASFYDGKLSCVYDFTQSCNGDFLFDLGVVGLSWCDTTEEKEALLKSYESDISIDVFDKYIKYAGLFYSVNRFLNNRDFKDLWEKIND, from the coding sequence ATGGGTATAAAAACTATTATTTCACTAACAGATATAAAACCATATATCAATGCCAAAACACTTACCCCTACGACTGATGGGATAATGGATAGCGTTTATATTATAGATGATAGTTTTGTGTTGAAAGTGTTTGAAACTATGAGCCACGAAGATGTAAAAGAGGAATTGGAGCTTTTAGAATCATGCGAAGGGTTAAATATACCAAAAGTTGTAAGTGGCATCATAACAATCCAAAACAAACCGGCCTTGATATATGAAAAATGCAAAGGTCAAAGTCTAAAAAAAGCCTCGTTAGATGAGATTGGACAAATAGGGAAATTTTTGAAAAGTTTTCATGACATAACTAAAAACAAACAAAGCCTCAACGCAGAGCTTTTTGATAAAAACAGACTTTATAAGATGATTTGCGATACAAAACATCAGCCGTTTTTGGAGAGTTTTAACTCTTTGGATATAGAGCTAAAAAATGACGGGATTATTCACGGTGACTTATTTTTAGATAATGCAAGTTTTTATGATGGTAAACTCTCTTGCGTATATGATTTTACACAAAGTTGTAATGGGGATTTTTTGTTTGATTTGGGTGTTGTTGGGCTTTCTTGGTGTGATACTACGGAAGAAAAAGAAGCCTTACTAAAAAGCTACGAAAGCGATATTTCTATTGATGTTTTTGACAAATATATCAAATATGCAGGGCTATTTTATAGTGTAAACAGATTTTTAAATAATAGAGATTTCAAAGATTTATGGGAGAAAATAAATGATTAA
- a CDS encoding ABC transporter ATP-binding protein produces MKLEVNNLSTTFLKDISFEIMDENIVILGSNGAGKTTLAKAIVNLEENDNIYFDNIQVSKMSAKQRAVALNFVPSKLEVYDEYIDVEEFLELSILNGSTKEDIDKLLQTLDLTYLKNNSTKFISSGESQMVLFIGGLLQNSKLTIYDEPTANLDNDKKIKIYQMLKSSYGFKIVITHDLNLAYRLGFRIIYLQNGKKVFDGKSKDFFKDENLQSIFGDCIKRVDEFFMVNFQ; encoded by the coding sequence TTGAAACTAGAGGTAAATAATCTTAGTACTACTTTCTTAAAAGATATTTCATTTGAAATAATGGATGAAAATATTGTTATTTTAGGCTCAAATGGAGCTGGTAAGACTACTTTGGCAAAGGCTATTGTAAACTTGGAAGAAAATGACAATATCTATTTTGATAACATTCAAGTATCAAAAATGAGTGCAAAACAAAGGGCTGTTGCACTTAATTTTGTACCATCAAAACTAGAAGTTTATGATGAGTATATCGATGTGGAAGAGTTTTTGGAACTAAGCATTTTAAATGGTTCTACAAAAGAAGATATAGATAAGCTTTTGCAAACTCTTGACTTAACATACCTCAAAAACAACTCAACCAAATTTATAAGTAGTGGTGAGAGTCAAATGGTACTTTTTATAGGTGGACTTTTGCAAAACTCAAAGCTAACTATATATGATGAACCTACAGCCAATCTTGATAATGACAAAAAAATCAAAATTTATCAAATGCTCAAAAGCTCATATGGCTTCAAGATAGTCATCACACATGATTTAAATCTTGCTTATCGTCTTGGGTTTAGAATAATATACCTTCAAAATGGCAAAAAGGTTTTTGATGGTAAGTCAAAAGATTTTTTCAAAGATGAAAATTTACAAAGTATTTTTGGTGATTGTATAAAAAGGGTGGATGAGTTCTTTATGGTAAATTTTCAATGA
- the cobT gene encoding nicotinate mononucleotide-dependent phosphoribosyltransferase CobT has product MIKNITGKIDLIESLRGKKATFLLSLSNTKTAEIEGITQAGIPGMIHLTPTLDSEFVCTGEVRSLPQIAQTPKGVPTPALISRAVHLLHPFSQIELLNLGLEVNPKIEYFKQHNFNINPSGSIDMGANIDAMEVFQKGIEFGQKYEPKSDYVILAESVPSGTTTALTTALALGYDAKDKFSSSFASNPSNLKVEVVTKALKHISPNDDIFEILGKVADNMLIFNAGYILGANNKDYRIILAGGTQMACVLLVINSILQTMQGAIDHSKIALVTTKWVYEDKNSDILALLDMLDFKLNSYYADFDFALSSHPALKLYDQGEAKEGVGAGGCLAYGFLNGLSKEQITSKVEEFLQ; this is encoded by the coding sequence ATGATTAAGAATATAACAGGAAAGATAGATTTGATAGAGAGCCTAAGAGGCAAAAAAGCTACCTTTTTACTCTCTTTGTCAAATACCAAAACAGCTGAAATAGAAGGGATAACGCAAGCAGGAATACCAGGTATGATACACCTCACACCCACACTTGATAGTGAGTTTGTATGTACAGGAGAAGTAAGAAGCCTACCTCAAATTGCACAAACTCCAAAAGGTGTACCAACTCCAGCACTTATAAGTAGAGCAGTGCATTTATTACACCCATTTTCTCAAATAGAGCTTTTGAATCTTGGACTTGAAGTAAACCCAAAAATAGAGTATTTTAAACAACATAACTTTAATATAAATCCAAGCGGTTCTATAGATATGGGTGCAAATATAGATGCTATGGAAGTTTTCCAAAAAGGGATAGAATTTGGGCAAAAGTATGAGCCAAAAAGTGATTATGTAATACTTGCTGAGTCTGTCCCTAGCGGAACTACTACAGCTCTTACTACTGCTTTGGCTCTTGGATATGATGCTAAGGATAAATTTAGCAGTTCATTTGCTTCTAATCCCTCAAATTTAAAAGTAGAGGTGGTTACCAAAGCACTTAAGCATATATCACCAAATGATGATATATTTGAAATATTGGGCAAAGTAGCAGATAATATGCTGATATTCAATGCTGGTTATATTTTGGGTGCTAACAATAAGGATTACCGAATCATCCTTGCAGGCGGTACTCAAATGGCTTGTGTTCTTTTGGTAATAAACTCTATTTTACAAACCATGCAAGGAGCCATCGACCACTCTAAAATAGCACTTGTGACAACCAAATGGGTTTATGAAGATAAAAACAGCGATATATTAGCACTACTTGATATGCTAGATTTCAAATTAAATTCTTATTATGCAGACTTTGATTTTGCTTTGAGTAGCCACCCCGCCCTTAAGCTATATGACCAAGGTGAAGCAAAAGAGGGAGTTGGAGCTGGAGGATGTCTTGCATATGGGTTTTTAAACGGCTTGAGCAAAGAACAAATTACTTCAAAAGTGGAAGAGTTTTTACAATGA